The genomic segment AAGGAATCGACGGGAAGGGTCGGGCGGACCGTATAGAAACGGAGcggtgttaaatattttacgccACGGTTTCACTTAGCCGGCGTTTTCCGTTCCACGGGTGGCTCGCGGACAGCTGTTTTCCTGGACACCAGATCAATATTGCGATTTGTTGTTAGGAAGTGTAGTACAACAGGCGGAGTTCGGGGTGATATTTTCCTTTTAGTATGACCAGCGCCGTCCTGCTGAAAAGAATATACATCGCCTCATCGgtcagtttatttttttgttttcgtattgtcgtgtcatttttttaaaaggtaaGTTTTCATtactttattgtataatataaatacatattctgATATTTATTACCCATATAAAACTTTGCATTCaggaatttttattaaatgtttgacTTAAAATTGATAGGTTGAACAATATGAGACGGGGCACAATGAgacaaattttctttttgtctTATTCTCTTAAAATGCGTTCTTAATGGACTGGTTAAGTATCGGTCCAGACCAAGTGGCAGAATTCATCGGTAACTAAATAAGTCCTGCCGGTTATTGTTATCAGACATTTCAAAAATGGCCCTTAATGTATCACAtctaatgtgttaaattttatttaaatagggaataattattaatacttaattagtGTTCTTTTAGGGCTAGTAATGGTTAAGAGCCGagtaagaaaaaacaaaaatggttgttttagtgtttttaagacaaaataaattgaataagatAAGTCTCTTAGAAAAATTTGTGTCTCAATGTGCCTCTCAAATCCTCTCTCCCTTACACATTCTTAAACAAACAAACTGTATCGCTTATTTTTTCAGGCACTTAAACTCTCATTATACTTAAACTCTCGTGTGATTAAACATCAATTGgactattcaaattaattttcatataattactgATTTTAAGTTCACTAATATAAAGGTAAGAAAATATCACTAACTTTGTACCTAAATAGGATtcaaattcaacaatatttcactaaaaaatatactgtacaaACAATCTGAAAACAATATGTTGGTAACGGTGTAcaaaaattattctataatattttagaatctttccatttttcattaaatattatgatcttatttattttgtatttttttgaagatattattgtaattataaatgtgtttttagttttttactcattattcaatttttgattttaatttcaagtttGCTTATCGATAATAGTTTCtctcatttaaatttaaaataatgtatttttttattattttttcatataatattattaaccatttacaacaataattataattgattttgaaatgaCCTTTTTAGTTTTAAGGCATTCAAATCCTGggattaatatacaatttacaatgcaAAATACAAGGCAAATAACAGAATTCAGGAGATGTAcacgaaacaaaataatatatacaaaatcatGTTTTGCTCATATGTGTGAAGTATTGCAATCTCTACGAAAGTAAGTGGTAAGTGATTTAAACTGatcgataaatattaaaatcatatttttgtcTTTAGTGATGAAGTTTTTTGTGATGTTAAACTTGTAACAGAggatgataacaaaataatattcgcaCATAAAGTAGTATTAGCATCGGCTTGTCGTTACTTCCATGCTATGTTCACAAAATTTGCAGAACGGAAtcttgatattattgttataagagACATAAACCCAACCGCTTTACGGCTCTTAGTAGATTTTATGTATTCAGGAAGAATTATAATCACTGAAGAAAACGTCAAAGTAATAAAAGATAaagtttgatttaattatagaaaactaaattattttaattgtattttgtttatttctcaAGATTTTGCTATCCACTTCAGATCTCTTGCAATTAGAAGAAGTAACAGAGcagtgttgttattatttacaggATCAACTCTGCCCTGAAAATTGCATCGATATATACGCAACAGCTGATTTATATAGCTGTACGATATTGTTGGCAAATTCAGAACGATATATTCAACAATACTTTTcgtacgaaatattatttattattatgataatgttataaattttatttattattgttatattttgatccTTAGAGAAGTTGTTGCTGGTGACGATTTCCTATCCTTATCAGCAGCACTATTCATACAGTTGATCTCCAGTGATAAACTAGCTTCATCTGAAGAAAAAGTAGGCaaactaaaaattgattattgttatattttaggaTTGGCAAAGGAAAAATTCAGTAGccttttaatatgtaatatgaagtctaattaattaattaatttttttaggtatttgaaaGTGTTATTCGTTGGGTAAAACATGATTcgaatttaagaaaatatgctTTACCCCAATTGATGGAATATGTACGTTTACCATTAACATCGAAGAAGTACATATTAGATAAAGTAGTTGAGGAATCCCTTATTAGAAATTGTTGTAAatgtaagtttttctttaaatatacttttactgtgaattaatttatagtttataatatatttatttctattgataatttattaaggtAAATCGTTTATAAATGAAGCtcttaattttcaaatactcaAGGCAGAAAAGTATTGCAGTATTCCGCAAAACATCCGGCACAAACCGAGATACGGAGATAacgtataattttgttatcatttatttctctttccaatatatttaacattttaatattataaaaggttATGCTAGTTGCTGGTGAAACGTTTACTGGCGTTTGTAAGAAAATGAAATGGTATGACCCAAAAACGAACCGATGGCAGTATGGACCAGAAATTATTACAAGCCGTGAAGGAGCTGGTCTAGCAGTATTGAAAGATCATTTAGTGGTTGCTGTGGGTGGTTTtgataaagataataatgaATATCTTAGGTCTGTTACTGTGGTAGATGTTTCTTCAAAATCACTTTGTTGGAAACCAAGTGTTGACATGATAGTTAAAAGAAAATATCCAGTCGTTGGTGTAATAAATGACTATCTATATGCTGTAAGTaatgttgtaatataattaatacttctTTCTTTCTGTTATgaagtagttaataataaattatataatactttttaggTTGGCGGAGTTAACAATGTTGATGGAAATTTAAATAGTGCAGAAATGTTTGACTACAATACTCAAGAATGGCGTATGATATCTGGTTTGCCTTCTAAAAGATCTCGTTTTGGGGGTGCTGTCctgaataatcttttatatgtggtaaactattatttttttatatgatattaaatatgtattatatttgttataataataatagtagctgGAGTAAATTAAAATCGCATGAGaaagaataacaaaataaaaaaaatcggtttGTGATTCTTTATGAGCTTCTGGATGATTGCTTAGATATGTGGCTTTAGCAACTCTGTGCACTTCTGGATGACGTAGCTGATATGTTGCTAATGTACTTAGCGATGGGCATAATCGATTGAAAATAATCgagatattttgattattaaaataataatcgattataTAACCGAGTGATTATTCACTCGAACTATAGTAACTCGAGTACTCGTCACTCGACTACCGAGGAATCTTattcaaaactttatttttagaattatttttagaatttcctATTTCACGTTAtcaaaatatcattttaaataaatattctttcatTTTGTACTTGCTAGCACGCGTACAACAGTCGACACTGTTCACTAACTGTTCATTAATCATTAGTCTTTAGttgtttacctatttattaaaaattatttatttttaaagtttaaaaatgaggCCGGGTAGTAAGCAACATTCAATAGTATgggaacattttcaaaaaaatgctgACGGAAAAATTGTTGTTTGCCAGGTGTGTAAAAAAGAGTTTAAACATTATGGGAATACAACTAATTTAAAaggtattattttacattttattttaaacttttgagaCGAATCCATACATATGCAGCTTTGGTTGACCAGTATGATACGtagtctaattattatttaaatataattattaattgttttattattttctataataattattactaattaattaatttaaatataattattaattgttttattattttctataataattattactaattcattttatttcacGTTTATTTGTCAGttaacgtttaaattaaaaaaaaaataaaaagtgagattatgatttatgcacatttttatttctattgatAATTTTGACTATTACAAATACCGACTAATaacaaacttatattattccaagttatcaaattaattgaacattttgcGTGATTACTTCGATTGATATCtcgattatgaaaatatatcaatcaCCTACTACTCGAATATTACtaatagcaattgaaaatttCGAGTGATTATTTCGAGTGATAACtcgattataacaatatatcgatTACTAATAACTCGATTATAGAAATAATTCGATTATACCCATCACtaaatgtaatactattaaattctGGAGGGAtctcttgatatatttttactgcaTCATGATTGTCTTGGGGATTGGTTGCTTAGTTCACTTTTATTTGGTTGCTTcggtttatatatgtatatctagaCAGTGGGGTTGACCATTACACGTAGGTACATAATCCTTATCAGTGGAGACACTGTCACCGTTTGAATTGTAAGTCATAGGTAGTAATAAAGTTATTCCAATTATCAGAAACAATTTTACTTCAGATCTCCTGGATTCATTCTTGAGTgttaaaccattaaaataagATTGAATGTAAGACGCATGCACCGTCACCGATAATTTGTGTATCTATATGAGGTGTCAACATTCCATTGACAAAAAACTCTTCAatcgataacatttttttacaaaatatccgTACAATTACATTGAAAaggcacatttttaaataattagccAAGAAAACGAATTAGAAACgctataattcaattaaaatgaaagaaaattgttataataatataccgactATAatcaataaagatattataaaataatattggttatcatggaaataataataataaaaatatactaacaataataaagttCATTGTATACATACAATGGTGTACAACTAAAATTTTGTTCTTTGCTGATTTCAACccctaaaaatcaaaattttgcaaAATCCATTCTTAGTGCACGGtgaaattacaatattcatCGACCCTATAGCTCTAAGAGGTTCAGCGTTGTTATGAATCAGTCACTCAGGACAGTCCCGTTTATATACACAGATTATCATACTATATCAAGAttgattttttactttataatagttttaagcttgtgtcatatttaatttgatatgctaatttataatacatgtttgtaatcaaaaataataatattgtatttattaatttattttattttataggtaggagGACGTGGTATATCAATGCAGAATTTAGACACTGTTGAATGTTATCATCCCGGTCTTGATAAATGGAAACCAGTTGCAAAAATGTCTGTTCGTCGCAGTGGTGTCGGAGTAGGAGTTTTAGACGGTGTACTGTATGCTGTAGGTGGTCATGATGGATATAACACACTTAACAGTGTTGAAGCATACAGGCCAAGTACAGGAGTTTGGACTTCTATAGCAGATATGTATCATGCTCGAAAATATGCCGGTATATCTTGCtgtttaataaatctaaatgattgtaacaaaatgtttgtcaatatatcaattaatttaacttaaattttcaatataggaGTAGTTGCATTAAACGGTTTATTGTATGTCGTCGATGGACATGACGACTCTTTATATATGGGTTTATATTTGGGTTCTTCAGAATGTTACGACCCACAAACCAATTCTTGGACCATGGTCACAGCGTTAAAGCATGATGAACGGATTCATTCAAGAGTAGTAGCCTTTAATAGGCCAAGACATCTTACAACTTGTTAGcaatcatgatttttttttttatacaatttattaatgttttattgcattgtattattgtatattacttgattttccattaattttttagttataaatgttttactaaaagGTTTTCATATTATGGTCgtcattataacaaaaattggcaattaatgatttataaccagttcaaattatatagtatgttaaatttctattttacttttccattgctaaaaataaaacatttaaattaaggtTTATCGTAATTCATAAGTAGTTAATACTgtaacaaacaattataattcaacaaatatatacctaaacacaatttttttcatagatatttttaatctgAATTAGGATGAAATTAGagaggtatttatttattatttattataaatttaaactggAATAAACCCAATAacagtttttatagttattagtataGTAGAacttaaatctatttatttagaCTGAATGACAGTAcaaataatcacaaaaaaaataaaacaataataataataataataataataaattatataaagaataGAACTATGCATAATGGGTAATGTAATTACAGAAACCATCAAAAGTAtgacaattaaataaatcaactgGGACGTCATTaactaatttcattaatatttttataggcaAAACAAGTTCATTATTTGTCCTTTGAAGTAGAACGTAAAACGTTTTGTGGAACTAGTTTGACATTgaggaacatttaaaatttaagtaactCAGTAAATCATGATAGTGTATAAGaccatttactattttataaagaaaCTTCAAATCAATAATTTTCTCCTTTCAGCTTGACTAGTCATATTTAATttggttaatttaaatttatatgtttttggtCCTCAAACTCTATATGCTTAGTATTCCAAATGCACCAAATGTGCTTTGTAATGTCCCCAGCCTACTGAAAAATACATGTTGTGTAAAGTATTTGTT from the Acyrthosiphon pisum isolate AL4f chromosome X, pea_aphid_22Mar2018_4r6ur, whole genome shotgun sequence genome contains:
- the LOC100169596 gene encoding kelch-like protein 2, with translation MQNTRQITEFRRCTRNKIIYTKSCFAHMCEVLQSLRNDEVFCDVKLVTEDDNKIIFAHKVVLASACRYFHAMFTKFAERNLDIIVIRDINPTALRLLVDFMYSGRIIITEENVKILLSTSDLLQLEEVTEQCCYYLQDQLCPENCIDIYATADLYSCTILLANSERYIQQYFSEVVAGDDFLSLSAALFIQLISSDKLASSEEKVFESVIRWVKHDSNLRKYALPQLMEYVRLPLTSKKYILDKVVEESLIRNCCKCKSFINEALNFQILKAEKYCSIPQNIRHKPRYGDNVMLVAGETFTGVCKKMKWYDPKTNRWQYGPEIITSREGAGLAVLKDHLVVAVGGFDKDNNEYLRSVTVVDVSSKSLCWKPSVDMIVKRKYPVVGVINDYLYAVGGVNNVDGNLNSAEMFDYNTQEWRMISGLPSKRSRFGGAVLNNLLYVVGGRGISMQNLDTVECYHPGLDKWKPVAKMSVRRSGVGVGVLDGVLYAVGGHDGYNTLNSVEAYRPSTGVWTSIADMYHARKYAGVVALNGLLYVVDGHDDSLYMGLYLGSSECYDPQTNSWTMVTALKHDERIHSRVVAFNRPRHLTTC